A single region of the Hyphomonas adhaerens MHS-3 genome encodes:
- a CDS encoding winged helix DNA-binding protein — protein MPEPVEEQAGWGVRGISPFSEETRAPFDIRLREPYTQLIAQFNAYMVDNMKATNFRDEHALKGAFVSNKLLRLVDLIADQGDDLLREAEITVPARAVACTLFIGEKDQVSLADIAKALDEPHQLSAQRVEGLIRLGLLERRDDPKDRRRKVLRLTKNGKVQYQRLCVRLAEIEQAFNDLYAEIDHDLSAILDGAIDALRRTPLLERIRKHATKAEASDKNQKAR, from the coding sequence ATGCCCGAGCCTGTGGAAGAGCAAGCGGGATGGGGCGTTCGGGGGATATCGCCCTTCTCTGAGGAGACCCGCGCGCCATTTGACATTCGCCTGCGCGAACCATATACGCAATTAATTGCGCAATTTAATGCGTATATGGTGGACAACATGAAGGCGACGAATTTCAGAGACGAGCACGCGCTGAAAGGCGCGTTCGTGTCCAACAAGCTCCTGAGACTGGTGGACCTCATCGCCGATCAAGGCGACGACCTGCTGCGTGAGGCGGAGATCACGGTCCCTGCAAGGGCGGTCGCCTGCACCCTGTTCATCGGAGAAAAGGACCAGGTTTCCCTGGCGGATATCGCCAAGGCCCTTGATGAACCCCACCAATTGTCGGCTCAACGTGTCGAGGGCCTCATACGGCTTGGCTTGCTGGAACGCAGGGACGACCCAAAGGATCGCCGCCGCAAAGTCCTGCGACTGACGAAGAACGGCAAGGTGCAGTATCAGCGCTTGTGCGTTCGCCTGGCAGAGATCGAACAGGCATTCAACGATCTGTACGCCGAAATCGATCACGACCTTTCAGCCATTCTGGATGGCGCGATCGATGCGCTGCGCCGTACGCCCTTGCTCGAGCGCATTCGCAAGCATGCGACAAAGGCCGAAGCATCAGACAAGAACCAGAAAGCCAGATGA